Within Winogradskyella helgolandensis, the genomic segment AAAGCAAGTAGCTCACGAGATTAAGAATCCGTTAACTCCAATGCGATTAACAGTTCAGAGTTTTCAACGTAAGTTTAATCCTGAAGATGAAAAAATTTACGAAAAAGTTGACGAGTATAGCAATACGTTAATTCAACAAATTGATACCTTGAGTTCTATTGCTTCTGCATTTTCAAATTTTGCAAAGATGCCAGCTCAAAAAAGTGAAAACCTCAACGTCATCCAGATCGTAAAAATGGCACTCGATATTTTTAATGAAGATTATATTGAGTTTTATCCTGAAACCGAACAAATCATAGCTAAATTTGATAGAACACAGTTAATACGTGTCGTTACTAATTTGGTTAAAAATGGCATTCAGGCAATTCCAAGTGATGTTGAAAACCCTAAAATTGAAGTCCATGTATTTAGTGAAGGTAACTATGTGAATATTACGATTAGAGATAACGGTTCTGGAATAAATGAAGACACTAAAGACAAAATATTTGAGCCAAAATTTACCACTAAATCTAGTGGGATGGGATTAGGACTAGCCATGGTAAAAAACATTGTGGAAACTTATAACGGAAGTATTACCTTTACAACACAATTAGGAAAAGGGACTATTTTTACGGTTTCATTTCCTAAATCTTAAGTCTATACTAAGGAACTATAGGTCACCTTGCGCACAGTCTAAAGGTTTTTTAATATTAAATAACTTACAATGAACTACGAAAACATACTTTCAGATTATTCCAATGGAATTACAACCATCACTATCAATAGGCCAAAAAAGTTAAATGCCTTAAATAAAGATACGATTCAAGAATTGCATACTGCTTTTGACACTGCTGATACTGATAAAGATACCAAAGTTATAATCATTACAGGAAGCGGAGAAAAAGCCTTTGTTGCCGGAGCTGATATTAGTGAATTCGCTGATTTTAGTGTTGGGGAAGGTGGAAAATTAGCAGCACAAGGACAAGCGTTATTGTTCGATTTTGTAGAAAATTTAAGCACACCAGTTATAGCAGCTGTTAACGGTTTTGCCCTTGGTGGTGGACTAGAATTAGCGATGGCATGTCATTTTAGAGTGGCAAGTAGCAACTCCAAAATGGGATTGCCAGAAGTGTCTCTTGGAGTCATTCCTGGTTATGGAGGTACACAACGTTTGCCACAATTAGTAGGTAAGGGACGAGCTATGGAAATGGTAATGACCGCAGGTATGATTGATGCGAATCAAGCGTTAAATTACGGTTTAGTAAATCACGTTGTTGAGTTAGAAGAACTACTGCCACTAACAGAAAAGATTGCAAGTAAAATAATGCGAAATTCATCAGTTGCTATCAGTAAGGCCATAAAAGCGATTAACGCGAATTACAA encodes:
- a CDS encoding enoyl-CoA hydratase/isomerase family protein — encoded protein: MNYENILSDYSNGITTITINRPKKLNALNKDTIQELHTAFDTADTDKDTKVIIITGSGEKAFVAGADISEFADFSVGEGGKLAAQGQALLFDFVENLSTPVIAAVNGFALGGGLELAMACHFRVASSNSKMGLPEVSLGVIPGYGGTQRLPQLVGKGRAMEMVMTAGMIDANQALNYGLVNHVVELEELLPLTEKIASKIMRNSSVAISKAIKAINANYKDGKDGYKVEIKQFGKCFGTADFVEGTTAFLEKRKAEFPGK